One window from the genome of Oncorhynchus kisutch isolate 150728-3 linkage group LG21, Okis_V2, whole genome shotgun sequence encodes:
- the hebp2 gene encoding heme-binding protein 2, producing the protein MLKTIGQAIFSTTLQNPKFTPNEENKAPDYEVRTYQTTNWISTTLTGMEQQAAISTGFRRLFSYIQGNNHNKENVEMTAPVTCLVDPGAGPACETTFTVSFYIPEEHQAAPPLPSDPEVFLENRKEFTVFVRTYGGFTNMQKSREELLNLLESLQRDGARYKDMPYYVCGYDSPFKLVNRRNEVWILQKTEP; encoded by the exons ATGCTGAAAACAATTGGGCAAGCTATTTTTTCGACTACTTTGCAGAATCCAAAGTTTACACCTAACGAGGAGAATAAG gctCCTGACTATGAGGTCCGTACCTATCAGACAACCAACTGGATAAGCACTACTCTGACTGGTATGGAGCAGCAGGCTGCGATAAGCACTGGGTTCCGACGCCTGTTCAGCTACATCCAGGGCAACAACCACAACA AGGAGAACGTGGAGATGACAGCTCCAGTGACGTGTCTGGTGGACCCTGGGGCTGGCCCGGCCTGTGAGACCACCTTCACAGTGTCCTTCTATATCCCAGAGGAGCACCAAGCCGCCCCACCCCTGCCCAGCGACCCAGAAGTCTTCctggagaacagaaaggagttCACTGTGTTTGTCAG GACGTATGGGGGTTTCACCAACATGCAGAAGAGTCGTGAGGAGCTTCTGAATCTGCTAGAGAGCCTCCAGAGGGACGGGGCACGCTACAAGGACATGCCCTACTACGTCTGTGGCTATGACAGCCCCTTCAAACTAGTCAACCGCAGAAATGAGGTCTGGATCCTCCAGAAGACAGAGCCATAG